A stretch of the Malus sylvestris chromosome 10, drMalSylv7.2, whole genome shotgun sequence genome encodes the following:
- the LOC126586682 gene encoding protein EARLY-RESPONSIVE TO DEHYDRATION 7, chloroplastic-like isoform X1, with protein MSASKPTSYPSVDMNDLAENLFPEDDAVSTEIPVTHSSEDLLVKIPGAIVHLIEKDSSIELARGELTVVGLRQNGNVVAVLARVGDQIQWPLAKDEPSVKLDQSHYFFTIRVPADGWPKRGEIDDSTGKRGEFELLNYGLTLGSAGQEGLLREFDQILRNYSCFSEGKVEGVGNWEVLDAKGEEVGDRAAAYWTTLAPNVEDYSGKCARLIVAGSGQMIRGILWCGDVTVDRLKWGNEFLKMRMGPTSPSEISPEAFRRIQRVKKLTKRSEEVATGILSGVVKVSGFFTSSIVNSKVGQKFFSLLPGEIILASLDGFNKVCDAVEVAGRNVMSTTSVVTTGLVSHRYGEPAGKVTNEGLDAAGHAIGAAWAVFKVSKALNPKSVIKPTKLVKAAAESKSSSKLKSSK; from the exons ATGTCCGCTTCAAAACCCACTTCTTACCCATCTGTCGACATGAACGACCTCGCCGAGAACCTCTTCCCGGAGGACGACGCCGTTTCGACAGAAATCCCAGTTACCCATTCCTCCGAGGACCTCCTGGTCAAAATCCCCGGCGCTATCGTCCATCTCATAGAGAAGGACTCGAGCATCGAACTCGCCCGCGGAGAACTCACCGTCGTTGGTCTCCGGCAGAACGGGAATGTAGTCGCTGTACTCGCGCGCGTGGGAGACCAGATTCAGTGGCCTCTGGCGAAAGACGAACCCTCCGTGAAGCTCGATCAGTCCCACTACTTCTTCACTATTCGGGTCCCGGCAGATGGGTGGCCAAAAAGAGGAGAAATTGACGACTCGACCGGGAAGAGAGGCGAATTCGAGTTGCTGAATTACGGGTTGACTTTGGGGTCAGCGGGGCAGGAGGGTTTGCTGAGGGAATTTGATCAGATTCTGAGGAATTACAGTTGTTTTTCGGAAGGGAAGGTTGAGGGGGTGGGGAATTGGGAGGTTTTGGACGCCAAGGGGGAGGAGGTTGGCGATAGGGCCGCGGCGTACTGGACTACTCTGGCTCCGAATGTGGAGGATTACAGCGGGAAATGTGCGCGGTTGATTGTGGCGGGTTCGGGGCAGATGATAAGGGGAATTCTGTGGTGTGGGGATGTGACGGTGGATAGGTTGAAGTGGGGGAACGAGTTCTTGAAGATGAGGATGGGACCCACTTCGCCATCGGAGATTAGTCCGGAGGCCTTCAGGAGGATCCAAAG GGTTAAGAAGTTGACCAAGAGGTCGGAGGAAGTGGCCACCGGGATCCTTTCAGGGGTTGTCAAAGTATCTGGATTTTTCACGAGTTCGATAGTTAACTCTAAAGTGGGGCAGAAGTTTTTTAGCCTTTTGCCTGGAGAAATCATCCTTGCTTCCTTGGATGGATTCA ACAAGGTCTGTGATGCTGTGGAAGTTGCGGGAAGGAATGTCATGTCAACCACATCGGTCGTCACCACTGGGCTTGTTTCACATAG GTACGGAGAACCGGCGGGGAAGGTGACGAATGAAGGGCTTGATGCCGCAGGGCACGCTATAGGGGCAGCTTGGGCCGTGTTCAAGGTGAGTAAGGCTCTGAACCCGAAGAGCGTGATCAAGCCAACAAAGCTTGTTAAAGCTGCTGCTGAATCCAAATCCTCGTCCAAGTTGAAGTCCTCAAAATAA
- the LOC126586682 gene encoding protein EARLY-RESPONSIVE TO DEHYDRATION 7, chloroplastic-like isoform X2 — translation MSASKPTSYPSVDMNDLAENLFPEDDAVSTEIPVTHSSEDLLVKIPGAIVHLIEKDSSIELARGELTVVGLRQNGNVVAVLARVGDQIQWPLAKDEPSVKLDQSHYFFTIRVPADGWPKRGEIDDSTGKRGEFELLNYGLTLGSAGQEGLLREFDQILRNYSCFSEGKVEGVGNWEVLDAKGEEVGDRAAAYWTTLAPNVEDYSGKCARLIVAGSGQMIRGILWCGDVTVDRLKWGNEFLKMRMGPTSPSEISPEAFRRIQRVKKLTKRSEEVATGILSGVVKVSGFFTSSIVNSKVGQKFFSLLPGEIILASLDGFRNRTSDISLVLKFAVCV, via the exons ATGTCCGCTTCAAAACCCACTTCTTACCCATCTGTCGACATGAACGACCTCGCCGAGAACCTCTTCCCGGAGGACGACGCCGTTTCGACAGAAATCCCAGTTACCCATTCCTCCGAGGACCTCCTGGTCAAAATCCCCGGCGCTATCGTCCATCTCATAGAGAAGGACTCGAGCATCGAACTCGCCCGCGGAGAACTCACCGTCGTTGGTCTCCGGCAGAACGGGAATGTAGTCGCTGTACTCGCGCGCGTGGGAGACCAGATTCAGTGGCCTCTGGCGAAAGACGAACCCTCCGTGAAGCTCGATCAGTCCCACTACTTCTTCACTATTCGGGTCCCGGCAGATGGGTGGCCAAAAAGAGGAGAAATTGACGACTCGACCGGGAAGAGAGGCGAATTCGAGTTGCTGAATTACGGGTTGACTTTGGGGTCAGCGGGGCAGGAGGGTTTGCTGAGGGAATTTGATCAGATTCTGAGGAATTACAGTTGTTTTTCGGAAGGGAAGGTTGAGGGGGTGGGGAATTGGGAGGTTTTGGACGCCAAGGGGGAGGAGGTTGGCGATAGGGCCGCGGCGTACTGGACTACTCTGGCTCCGAATGTGGAGGATTACAGCGGGAAATGTGCGCGGTTGATTGTGGCGGGTTCGGGGCAGATGATAAGGGGAATTCTGTGGTGTGGGGATGTGACGGTGGATAGGTTGAAGTGGGGGAACGAGTTCTTGAAGATGAGGATGGGACCCACTTCGCCATCGGAGATTAGTCCGGAGGCCTTCAGGAGGATCCAAAG GGTTAAGAAGTTGACCAAGAGGTCGGAGGAAGTGGCCACCGGGATCCTTTCAGGGGTTGTCAAAGTATCTGGATTTTTCACGAGTTCGATAGTTAACTCTAAAGTGGGGCAGAAGTTTTTTAGCCTTTTGCCTGGAGAAATCATCCTTGCTTCCTTGGATGGATTCA GAAATAGGACTAGTGACATTTCTCTTGTGCTCAAGTTTGCTGTTTGTGTTTGA